In Setaria italica strain Yugu1 chromosome I, Setaria_italica_v2.0, whole genome shotgun sequence, the genomic window TGCTTGCAATGCAATCTCTTGTGTTCGATCTGCTCATGCTGTCTctgatttttgtttttgtttcgcTCAATAGAGCGAGTCTCTTCTCGGGAGCCTTGGAGGGTTCTTCTCCAAGCCATGGAAGCCCAAGAAAACGAGGCAGATCAAGGGACCCGCCATGGTGTCTCGAGGTACTTTTTATTATGATCCTGCACTGGCAGTGCCCAACAAAATCATGCATCCGTAAGTGTGTGGGTTCTTGTTGATTCTCACTGCTCATGGCAACTTGGAAATGGAATAATGGATCAGATGACTCCTTCAAGAAGAAGGCGAGCCGCATGGAGCAGAGGGACAAGCTGGGGCTGAGCCCCCGAGGGAAGAATGCCAATCGCCACTACGGCGAGGCCAACAGCGCCATGGACAAAGTTCAGGTTCGTTAGTGCTCTGCACGCAAATGCGGTGGCAATGCCgatagaaaaagaaattgattcTGATCGGCAGCCATGTTTAATTTGTGAGTCCGGCAGATCGAGAAGCAGAAGCAGGACGACGCCCTCGATGACCTCAGCGGCGTGCTAGGCCAGCTCAAGGGCATGGCCGTCGACATGGGCTCCGAGCTAGACAGGTGAGCTCGTCGCCTGCTTGAGTTATCGAACGAAAGCAAGATCTGCAGGATTGTGTTATCGTCTCACCAATCGGGAATCTTGGATGGCAACAATGCTATTACGAGTACTGTCGAACTGTCTCATCGTGCTGGCTAACATTTTTCAGGCAAAACGAAGCGCTGGATCATCTGCAGGATGACGTGGACGAGCTCAACTCCAGGGTGAAGGGAGCCAACCAACGTGCGCGCAAGCTGGCCGCCAAGTAGGCCGCCTCAAACAGCGTGGCAGGGGAGCTTTGCATTTCTTGGACTAGATTTGCAGCACGACAATAGAAAAAATACCCAACTGGATACAGATTGTGGCTTGATTAACAGGGTTTTGTCTGCTTGTAACGTGTATTGCTCTCCATTATATCGAGAGCAGACTTTTTGTTCAACAAAAAGAAGTTTTTTCTTGCCGATCAACGGTGTATGTTTGTCTGTCAAAGAGAAACTAAACATTTTTTGCGGGTAAAAGAGAAACTAAACATTGTCGGAAGTATAATGAGAAAATGAGCCGATCACCTCTTCTTTAGGTGTTCCTTCTCAATGCAAGTATGGCACAGCGTCAGTGTAATGCTCAATCTGCACAACGCCGTCCCGGCGCGCAAGGTGCAACTTCTAGACTGGTGGCTCGACAAGAGGAAGAGCATACGCGCGGCCAAGAGAAAGGGTTTAGACTCGGCGTTCATGTTGGTTTTATGGAAGCTGTGGAGGGAACCCAATGATTGGGTTTTCGTCAGATCATCCCCGAAGAACGCCGTGCAATTGCCAGCTGAAATTACTTAAGAAGGGCAGCTCTGGTGCGCCTCCGGAGCCAAACATTTAGCGGCAGTAGGCTGGCCGGCACCGACAGGAGCTCCGGATCACCAACTCTGATTTTTGTCATCGGTGCTCCTTTCTTTTGTTGCAAACCTAAACGATGAACAAAAATCGTGTGCGTGCGTCCGGGTAGACCCGTGTTGTAAactattttcttcttaatacaaagatatgcagctctcctgcgtattcacgaaaaaaataataagaaaatGACTACTACATTCGGTCATAGATAAGTAAATATCAACACAATCCTACACTGGTGGAAAACgcggcattagtcccggttggattggaCCATAGATCCTGAAAATTCAACCAGGACTACattttcgagataaaagggggttcACCCGGTTGGTTAAAGGGGCCAGTGCTGCGCCTGGTGGTTTTACCAACCTGGACTAAAGGGGTTACGTACATGCACCTGCATGCCCCATGCACttacccctttagtacttaagatttttttttcaaactcttttccatattaatattgtatgcaagtcgtatatatatttcatgatggtaatatatatatatatatataattcttagtatttatacaattactatatatatatataataatttgtcctcttcattcctAGGATACTCCTgccgtggtgttgctcggtgtgGCTATTGAACGTCcgtcataataaaattctcctacGGGATTTATCACCTTGTCCATcaggaatcctatgagaccttcacatattgccaaaaTTATCTCCTTCTCCAATAGTTTTTGTTGAATATtaaacatctgtaatttggaaatatgtgaatgttacacgaacaattaaatataagaagctagaaaacaattaattattaataattttattttacgtacatttATATCATGCAACAACAGCACCTTGTGATGCACAAAATTGTTCATGTactcacagatgtagtatccacatagattattaCCTTGTTTCTATCTCAAGCACTTCggtaggaaaaaaataagttatgaaatattcgtgttatagaatatacaaaatgtgcaaactttaTACGTACTGAGAActttgtattgaatgtaagtttttctttgaatggaccacAGTGAGTCTTAAGGAATCATTTCCATATGCTgcagattaaaataatgaatgatacagtgttaggtgaaaatttaggaaacaaatttttacatagagataaaggtccagaattattacgagtttagcatgtcttgaatatcttggtactccactagtggtttcctcaatgaatcgaacacaACAACGtgg contains:
- the LOC101775312 gene encoding SNAP25 homologous protein SNAP33, encoding MPRGAKPAASSKPNPFDSDSDSESQPARKPSGASSYQAPADAKKRYKDGFRDTGGLENQSVQELEHYAAYKAEETTDALAGCLRIAEDIKKDASDTLITLHKQGEQISRTHEKAVEIDQDLTKSESLLGSLGGFFSKPWKPKKTRQIKGPAMVSRDDSFKKKASRMEQRDKLGLSPRGKNANRHYGEANSAMDKVQIEKQKQDDALDDLSGVLGQLKGMAVDMGSELDRQNEALDHLQDDVDELNSRVKGANQRARKLAAK